A section of the Castanea sativa cultivar Marrone di Chiusa Pesio chromosome 12, ASM4071231v1 genome encodes:
- the LOC142620906 gene encoding uncharacterized protein LOC142620906, protein MRNHKFSQVSRNNIKENKTNQRLEEKAVLVSAAGKCLPQSSSDRCYIANEPLEEDPEEEPSEVEEDPEEEPSDVEEDPEEQPSEIEEDPEEESVEEIGNKLEKEPSDDLEEDPEEDPIEELEEEPSKVLLEQIEEPSECDAQSYCNHSNNRSEEPVENALEASPAEYHSGTDPNNSYKKRSLDASTGESVALQGYQSQKKCRQEESLKPESESSYAAPHFHSQSGLAMTLGDKCSSEQQEGTGSSRKRRHSRWEKVENDQTSKRKKTRWISDDLQLKLLGPLQLPDLGKEFVVGSDLDSEIQELQAELADINRKLQTSELYDDKPMEERSPSPEPVHDNLGNRLNPWQVRPHQKLVQKRQHIISKLIKKNSTFKPPLEYKSLKLCKKIYIPVKEYPNYNFVGLIIGPLGKTQKRMEKETGAKIRLRGKDKTTNPQKNDEDLHVYIEADNQKSLDAAVGMVEKLLNPIDDAMNEHKRVQLEELATLKASMCRICHEHGHHYFACPQRQSTFKMVCCDKCGSYKHPTETCGVIAMSPQSKSGQGSGSSPGSTTKTQDRPSKEIDNTNLYVNHLPENVDDNRLLEFFSPFGKITKARVIRNLTTGISKGYGFVKFENQIDAAAAMAHLNGCRMDGHMLAVRIAGVPPGSLFLSHLSPNQGPPPIFPNVTSQKAWPGLIPGSILPVPLTPFPISNGMNLHSSSIFVEHGNALKSEGLGFTPASGLSSLSDLPGCSSLHSSSNSSNQIQSSSGGLITQFPGDPDYPSSGFESYF, encoded by the coding sequence ATGAGGAACCATAAATTTTCACAAGTTTCAAGGAACaacatcaaagaaaataaaacaaaccaaAGATTAGAGGAGAAAGCAGTTTTAGTGTCAGCAGCTGGTAAATGTCTTCCTCAGTCTTCTTCAGACAGGTGTTACATTGCTAATGAGCCATTGGAGGAGGATCCGGAAGAGGAACCAAGTGAAGTAGAGGAGGATCCAGAAGAGGAACCAAGTGACGTAGAGGAGGATCCAGAAGAGCAACCGAGTGAAATAGAGGAGGATCCTGAAGAGGAATCAGTTGAGGAAATAGGAAATAAGCTAGAAAAAGAACCAAGTGATGACTTGGAAGAGGATCCGGAAGAGGATCCAATTGAGGAACTGGAAGAGGAACCAAGTAAGGTGCTGTTGGAACAAATTGAGGAGCCTTCAGAATGTGATGCTCAGTCATACTGTAACCACAGCAATAATAGGAGTGAAGAACCAGTTGAAAATGCGCTGGAAGCATCTCCAGCTGAATACCACTCAGGCACTGATCCTAACAATTCATACAAGAAGAGGTCACTGGATGCATCAACTGGTGAGTCAGTTGCCCTGCAGGGTTATCAGTCACAAAAGAAATGTAGGCAAGAGGAATCCTTAAAACCAGAATCAGAATCTTCGTATGCTGCTCCTCATTTCCACAGTCAGTCTGGGCTTGCCATGACACTTGGTGATAAATGTTCTTCTGAACAACAGGAAGGTACAGGGAGTTCTAGAAAACGAAGACATAGTAGATGGGAAAAAGTAGAGAATGATCAGACtagtaaaagaaagaaaaccagGTGGATTAGTGATGATTTGCAGCTGAAACTGTTAGGTCCACTTCAGCTGCCTGACCTTGGGAAAGAGTTTGTTGTGGGATCAGATTTGGATTCAGAGATTCAGGAGTTGCAAGCTGAACTTGCAGACATAAACAGAAAATTGCAAACATCTGAGCTCTATGATGACAAGCCTATGGAGGAAAGATCTCCTTCTCCCGAACCAGTGCATGATAACCTTGGTAACAGACTAAATCCATGGCAAGTAAGGCCCCATCAGAAACTTGTCCAGAAACGTCAACATATTATATCTAAGTTGATTAAGAAGAATTCCACTTTCAAACCACCTTTGGAGTATAAGTCCTTGAAGctgtgtaaaaaaatttacataccGGTGAAAGAATATCCTAACTATAACTTTGTTGGACTTATAATTGGCCCTCTTGGGAAAACACAGAAGAGAATGGAGAAGGAAACAGGGGCTAAGATCCGTTTAAGGGGTAAAGACAAAACAACAAATCCACAGAAAAATGATGAAGACTTGCATGTCTATATAGAGGCAGACAACCAAAAATCATTGGATGCAGCAGTTGGGATGGTTGAGAAACTACTAAATCCAATTGATGATGCAATGAATGAACATAAGCGGGTCCAGTTAGAAGAGCTTGCCACACTGAAGGCAAGTATGTGCAGAATTTGTCATGAGCATGGGCACCACTATTTTGCCTGCCCGCAACGGCAATCTACTTTTAAAATGGTATGCTGTGACAAATGTGGCAGCTACAAACATCCCACAGAAACTTGTGGGGTGATAGCAATGTCTCCACAGAGCAAATCTGGGCAGGGTTCTGGGTCCAGCCCTGGCTCAACTACAAAAACTCAAGACAGACCTAGCAAAGAAATTGATAATACAAACCTCTATGTTAACCACCTACCAGAAAATGTTGATGACAACCGCTTACTAgagtttttctctccatttgGTAAGATTACTAAAGCAAGAGTTATAAGAAATCTAACCACAGGAATTAGTAAAGGCTATGGTTTTGTCAAATTTGAGAATCAAATTGATGCAGCTGCGGCAATGGCTCATTTGAATGGGTGCAGAATGGATGGGCATATGTTGGCAGTAAGAATAGCTGGGGTACCACCTGGATCCTTGTTTTTGAGCCATCTTTCACCAAACCAAGGGCCTCCACCAATTTTTCCAAATGTCACAAGCCAAAAAGCTTGGCCTGGGTTGATACCAGGCTCAATACTGCCTGTGCCTCTAACCCCCTTTCCTATAAGCAATGGCATGAATTTGCATTCATCCTCCATTTTTGTAGAGCACGGTAATGCCCTCAAAAGTGAAGGCTTAGGCTTTACTCCTGCATCTGGCTTGTCAAGCCTCTCTGATTTACCCGGTTGTAGCAGCCTCCATTCATCTTCcaattcttcaaaccaaattcAATCCTCATCAGGTGGTTTAATCACACAGTTCCCTGGTGATCCAGATTACCCTAGTTCTGGATTTGAGTCATATTTCTAA